One segment of Radiobacillus kanasensis DNA contains the following:
- a CDS encoding carbohydrate ABC transporter permease: MTKSNKNQLTYLEKFQNRYFTKSKYGKLFIYICLTAWSMTTIFPLAWVLLNSFKESRDIITDTFKFPTNPTLQNYINAFETVNIGQSYMNSFIMSGSTVFLVLFFGGFAAFIMSRMNFRFRGVLQTLLVASLLIPAFATIVPVYRMMINMDLVNTYWALIIPQTAGNLPFAILVISSYMATIPKELEEAAFMDGCSRLKMYTKIFLPISLPSFATVGTFVFLWSYNDLFSSLVLVSHEKVAPIVVLLSNVSSQYGTDYGLMTAAIAMTVIPVIIVYLFAQKTFEKGATSGSVKG; the protein is encoded by the coding sequence TTGACGAAAAGTAACAAGAACCAACTTACTTATTTGGAGAAGTTTCAAAACAGGTATTTTACAAAATCAAAATACGGAAAGCTATTTATATACATTTGTTTAACAGCATGGTCCATGACGACAATATTTCCATTGGCTTGGGTTCTACTGAATTCATTTAAAGAGTCTCGGGATATCATTACGGATACATTTAAGTTTCCGACCAATCCAACCTTACAAAATTATATAAACGCCTTCGAAACCGTAAATATTGGTCAAAGCTATATGAATAGTTTCATCATGTCTGGCTCAACCGTGTTTCTCGTTTTGTTTTTCGGAGGTTTTGCAGCATTTATCATGTCCAGAATGAATTTTCGATTCAGAGGTGTCTTGCAAACTCTTCTTGTAGCAAGTTTACTCATTCCAGCATTTGCTACGATTGTCCCCGTGTACAGAATGATGATTAATATGGATCTCGTCAATACGTATTGGGCACTTATTATTCCTCAAACAGCAGGAAATCTACCATTCGCTATTCTAGTGATTAGTAGTTATATGGCAACGATTCCGAAAGAACTAGAGGAAGCGGCCTTTATGGATGGATGCAGTCGTCTTAAGATGTACACGAAAATATTTTTACCAATCTCCTTGCCTTCTTTTGCTACGGTTGGGACGTTCGTTTTCTTGTGGTCTTATAATGACTTATTTTCGTCACTTGTCCTTGTATCCCATGAAAAAGTGGCGCCAATTGTTGTGCTATTATCCAATGTTAGTTCCCAGTATGGTACAGACTATGGGTTAATGACAGCGGCAATTGCCATGACTGTTATACCGGTCATTATTGTCTATCTGTTCGCACAAAAAACATTCGAAAAAGGTGCAACGTCCGGATCTGTTAAAGGCTGA
- a CDS encoding carbohydrate ABC transporter permease, whose amino-acid sequence MKGDKKYIFLFLTPAFLISGVFLYYPFFENVVQSFYKTDGFFNSTFIGFGNYIRLFQDEVAIGSTLNSLELMLYVAIFQVGIALVLAIMVDSIKHGAAFYRTTFFFPIVISGAAIGLLFTLIYNHRNGLLNEILVSLGFERILWLTEQSSLYMVAIPTVWNYVGFYFVILLTAIGKIPNDYYEAAKLEGITGFQRMTKLTLPLIVSDMKTCLVLAITGSLKIFELVYIITGGGPARSSEVLGTYMYQKAFEDSAIGYGATLAVLMVVIGLTLAFITNKLLKSDGITY is encoded by the coding sequence ATGAAAGGTGATAAAAAATATATATTCCTTTTCTTAACACCAGCATTTTTAATATCTGGGGTGTTCTTATACTACCCATTCTTTGAAAATGTCGTACAAAGCTTTTATAAAACGGATGGATTTTTCAATTCAACTTTCATCGGTTTTGGAAACTATATTCGACTCTTTCAGGATGAAGTTGCGATTGGATCCACGTTAAATTCCTTAGAACTAATGCTGTATGTAGCTATATTCCAAGTCGGTATTGCTTTGGTCTTAGCTATTATGGTTGATTCCATCAAGCATGGAGCGGCCTTTTACCGTACAACCTTTTTCTTTCCAATTGTTATTTCAGGTGCTGCTATCGGTCTACTATTCACCCTTATTTATAATCATAGAAATGGATTGTTAAATGAAATATTAGTCAGTTTAGGGTTTGAGCGTATCTTGTGGCTAACCGAGCAGTCATCCCTTTACATGGTGGCGATTCCAACGGTTTGGAACTATGTCGGATTTTACTTTGTCATTCTGTTAACCGCCATTGGAAAGATTCCTAACGACTATTACGAAGCAGCAAAGCTCGAGGGGATTACGGGCTTCCAAAGAATGACGAAACTGACACTCCCCTTAATAGTCAGTGATATGAAAACGTGTCTAGTCCTTGCTATTACGGGTTCCCTGAAAATCTTTGAGCTTGTTTATATTATTACAGGTGGTGGACCAGCACGGTCTTCAGAGGTTTTAGGGACGTATATGTACCAAAAAGCCTTTGAAGATTCAGCAATTGGCTATGGAGCGACTTTAGCTGTCCTCATGGTAGTAATAGGGCTTACGCTAGCGTTTATCACGAACAAGCTATTAAAGAGCGATGGAATAACCTATTAG
- a CDS encoding lactonase family protein, producing the protein MTINQRYYHVFVGTYGGEGEDAIQLLLFDSKNGSLKKVTSTSGIASPSFLAVNHGQNRLYAVSEVDNGEVVCYDVDIKEATLTEINRQSTDGSSPCFVSLDKGEQWLFTANYGGGSVVAHALSEDGVLFPIADRKSYNAENEKEKLSHPHSIAPIPNTNKFLVTDLGFDGLYLYQFNRDTSTLELVVEVAAVTGSGPRHFAIHPELQNIYVVNEFNSSISVYSYDDAIETLELVQQIETIPDDFKEDNYGADIHLSPTGSYLYASNRGHHSIATYKILGDGRLSSLQQTPTMGEWPRNFAIVPNAEYLLVANEHSDSIVVMKIDEEGIPRATEQVYSVHRPVCLKVMPVKGR; encoded by the coding sequence ATGACCATAAACCAAAGATATTACCATGTTTTTGTTGGAACTTATGGGGGCGAGGGAGAAGATGCCATTCAACTCCTTTTATTTGATTCAAAAAATGGTAGCTTAAAGAAGGTTACTTCAACGTCAGGCATCGCAAGCCCGTCGTTTCTTGCCGTCAATCATGGGCAGAATCGTCTTTACGCTGTCAGTGAGGTGGATAATGGCGAAGTTGTATGTTATGACGTGGACATTAAGGAGGCTACTCTGACGGAAATAAATCGCCAATCTACCGATGGATCCTCACCTTGTTTTGTTAGTTTGGATAAGGGTGAGCAGTGGTTATTTACTGCAAATTACGGCGGAGGAAGTGTTGTCGCACATGCTTTGAGTGAGGATGGAGTCTTATTTCCCATAGCAGATCGAAAAAGCTATAATGCTGAGAATGAAAAGGAAAAGCTATCGCATCCTCATTCCATTGCGCCCATTCCGAATACAAACAAGTTCTTAGTCACAGATTTAGGATTCGATGGTCTTTATTTGTATCAATTTAATCGCGATACATCAACTCTCGAATTAGTTGTGGAGGTTGCGGCAGTGACAGGTTCTGGTCCAAGACACTTTGCGATCCATCCAGAACTACAGAACATTTATGTTGTGAACGAATTTAACTCTAGCATCTCGGTTTATTCCTATGATGATGCAATCGAGACGCTAGAACTAGTTCAGCAGATAGAGACAATTCCGGATGACTTTAAAGAAGACAATTACGGTGCAGATATCCACCTCTCCCCAACAGGTTCCTATTTATATGCTTCTAATCGTGGACATCATAGTATCGCAACCTATAAGATTCTTGGGGATGGGAGATTAAGCAGTTTACAGCAAACTCCTACAATGGGGGAATGGCCGCGTAACTTTGCGATTGTCCCGAACGCTGAGTACTTACTTGTAGCTAATGAGCATTCAGATTCCATTGTTGTGATGAAAATAGATGAAGAGGGCATACCTAGAGCGACAGAACAGGTCTATTCTGTTCATAGACCTGTTTGTTTAAAAGTTATGCCGGTTAAAGGGCGTTGA
- a CDS encoding amidohydrolase/deacetylase family metallohydrolase — translation MSDCYVLRNLSFISNQKIDIMIEAGKIAAITSVGEKKRHHVVDCSGKYVSSGWIDLHVHAFPEFTPYGDELDEIGVKQGVTTVVDAGSCGADRMADLIKSTQHSKTNLFAFLNISQIGLERIDELSNMSWVSEEKIQKTVDQYKDIIVGLKARISSSVVKNNGVKPLRIAKEISNNLSLPIMVHIGSGPPNIRDIVPLMQEHDILTHYLHAKSNNLFDSDGMPLQVLTDAIERGIHLDVGHGTSSFSFKVAEIAKDFGIKFNTISTDIYRYNRLNGPVYSLAHVLSKFLYLGYPLEEVIAAATVNAAKWLNRPELGRIKIGDPANLTLFTVDDQPVTLIDSEGDKRIANRRIQTKGVVVNGEFMEC, via the coding sequence GTGAGTGATTGTTATGTATTGCGTAATTTGAGTTTTATTTCTAACCAAAAAATAGACATCATGATTGAAGCCGGAAAAATAGCTGCAATAACTAGTGTGGGGGAGAAAAAAAGGCATCACGTTGTTGATTGTTCAGGTAAATACGTATCAAGTGGTTGGATAGACTTACACGTCCATGCGTTTCCCGAATTCACTCCATACGGCGATGAATTAGACGAAATAGGCGTGAAGCAAGGAGTGACAACTGTAGTTGACGCTGGTAGTTGTGGTGCTGATAGAATGGCAGACTTAATTAAGAGTACTCAGCACAGTAAAACAAACCTCTTTGCTTTTTTAAATATTTCACAAATTGGGTTAGAGCGTATTGATGAATTATCAAATATGAGTTGGGTCAGCGAAGAAAAAATACAGAAGACAGTGGATCAATATAAGGATATTATAGTTGGGTTAAAAGCTAGAATAAGCAGTAGTGTGGTTAAGAATAACGGTGTCAAACCATTGAGGATTGCTAAAGAAATTTCTAATAATCTGTCCTTACCTATAATGGTTCATATTGGTTCTGGGCCACCAAATATACGGGATATCGTCCCTTTGATGCAGGAACACGATATATTAACTCATTACTTACATGCAAAATCTAATAATCTATTTGATTCAGATGGTATGCCGCTTCAAGTGTTAACGGATGCAATTGAACGAGGAATTCATCTGGATGTTGGCCATGGAACGTCTAGCTTCTCCTTTAAAGTTGCCGAAATAGCAAAGGATTTTGGTATAAAATTTAACACCATTAGCACAGACATTTATCGTTATAATCGCCTGAATGGACCCGTATATAGCTTGGCACACGTACTTTCTAAATTTCTTTATCTTGGTTATCCACTAGAAGAAGTGATTGCTGCAGCGACTGTAAATGCGGCAAAATGGCTGAATAGACCAGAATTAGGCCGTATTAAGATAGGAGATCCTGCTAATCTAACTTTGTTTACCGTCGACGATCAGCCCGTGACATTGATAGATTCCGAGGGCGATAAACGGATCGCAAATAGAAGGATTCAGACAAAGGGAGTTGTTGTAAATGGCGAATTCATGGAATGCTAA
- a CDS encoding ABC transporter substrate-binding protein, giving the protein MKKKSFGALLLLMSLSILFLAACNGTDSGSEANGEESGEKGKEEVELRVVTTMAGTDPAGEVFEKKLEQFQEENENVSIVNDSQSADAGTIRTKVNTDFSSDNEPDLMFFFNTVDVQGIIDEGLVVNLEEAEGVDLSGYNSMLEQQRNEDGNLYAAPQTGFYEGLFVNKKLFEEHGIKVPTTWEEYETAIKEFAKTDIIPVAASTIDSYYVVEHYALAAGGNENYTAKLADQNPAWAEGIDNIAKHAEMGAFPEDAATIDLAMAQSIFLQEQAAMIYEGSWFWGQIEESGIAEDISVVPVPVYGDGGQTGDVVGGASSGWFISTKAYEDEKKQKAVVDLFNFLTSEETIIDIAAATGQIPAKGELTDIPDYIATGHDMVKNASSVASPINDRILPEAFTLIRESVPSVVAGEKTGAQVLEEAAALE; this is encoded by the coding sequence ATGAAGAAGAAAAGTTTTGGTGCTCTGTTGTTGCTGATGAGTCTTTCTATTTTGTTCCTTGCAGCTTGTAATGGAACGGATAGTGGGTCAGAGGCCAACGGGGAAGAGAGTGGAGAAAAAGGGAAAGAAGAAGTCGAACTTCGTGTTGTGACGACGATGGCGGGTACAGATCCTGCTGGAGAGGTGTTTGAGAAAAAACTAGAACAATTCCAGGAAGAAAATGAGAACGTTTCCATTGTGAACGACTCGCAATCAGCAGATGCTGGTACTATTCGAACAAAGGTAAACACGGATTTCAGTTCAGACAATGAGCCAGACCTAATGTTTTTCTTTAACACGGTGGATGTACAAGGAATTATTGATGAAGGCTTAGTCGTTAACCTTGAAGAAGCGGAGGGTGTTGATCTTTCTGGGTACAACTCCATGCTAGAACAACAAAGAAATGAAGATGGGAATTTATACGCAGCACCACAAACTGGTTTCTATGAAGGGTTGTTTGTAAACAAGAAGCTATTTGAAGAACACGGGATAAAGGTTCCTACAACTTGGGAGGAATATGAAACAGCAATTAAGGAATTTGCCAAAACAGATATTATTCCTGTAGCTGCTTCTACAATTGATTCCTATTATGTAGTCGAGCATTATGCATTAGCTGCCGGTGGAAATGAAAATTACACAGCTAAACTAGCAGACCAAAATCCTGCATGGGCGGAAGGAATCGATAACATCGCGAAGCATGCTGAAATGGGCGCTTTCCCTGAGGATGCTGCAACGATTGATCTTGCGATGGCACAAAGTATTTTCTTACAAGAACAAGCCGCTATGATTTATGAAGGCTCTTGGTTCTGGGGACAAATTGAAGAATCAGGCATTGCAGAAGATATTTCCGTAGTTCCAGTACCTGTTTATGGTGACGGTGGACAAACGGGAGATGTTGTAGGTGGTGCTTCATCTGGATGGTTTATTAGTACAAAGGCTTATGAAGATGAAAAGAAACAAAAAGCTGTAGTAGATCTGTTCAACTTCCTAACATCTGAAGAAACTATTATCGACATTGCTGCTGCTACTGGTCAAATTCCAGCAAAGGGTGAGTTAACAGATATACCTGATTATATTGCTACTGGTCATGACATGGTGAAAAATGCAAGTTCGGTTGCTTCCCCAATCAACGACCGTATCTTACCTGAAGCATTTACATTAATTCGAGAAAGTGTACCTTCTGTTGTTGCTGGTGAAAAGACCGGTGCACAGGTTCTGGAAGAAGCTGCAGCACTAGAATAA
- a CDS encoding DgaE family pyridoxal phosphate-dependent ammonia lyase, protein MANSWNAKYGLKRVINASGRMSILGVSTPSDSVMNAMKYGGQHYVEMADLVDKGGEYVASILGSEAAVIVNSASSGIALSVAALITKGNRRLSERLHQEEITPNDVIILKGHNVQYGAPIETMVYLGGGRLVEVGYANEGKVEHIEESITNNTTAILYVQSHHAVQKNMISVEEAWEIAQRNNIPFIVDAAAEEYLQKYVSFSDLVIYSGSKAIEGPTSGIVGGKRKYIDWVKQQFYGIGRSMKVGKEVSFGLLQALEEFETRETNSEQQKDCLHLLTPLNELDGVQVKIVQDDAGRDIYRARIQIDSDNANMTAKEVVTSLQEGEIAIYTRDYGVKQGFFDIDPRPLQGDDLNIIVSQLRSLLGGKEG, encoded by the coding sequence ATGGCGAATTCATGGAATGCTAAATATGGATTGAAACGAGTGATTAATGCGAGTGGGAGAATGAGTATTCTTGGAGTATCCACTCCATCAGATTCGGTAATGAATGCTATGAAATATGGAGGGCAGCATTATGTAGAAATGGCTGATTTAGTCGACAAAGGTGGGGAGTATGTCGCAAGTATTCTAGGCTCGGAAGCAGCTGTAATTGTTAATTCCGCATCTAGCGGGATAGCCCTTTCTGTTGCAGCGCTTATAACAAAAGGAAATCGTCGTTTAAGTGAACGTCTACACCAGGAAGAGATTACCCCAAACGATGTTATCATTCTTAAGGGACATAACGTTCAATACGGGGCACCTATCGAAACGATGGTTTATTTAGGCGGTGGTAGATTAGTGGAAGTCGGATATGCAAATGAAGGAAAAGTCGAGCATATAGAAGAATCTATTACTAACAATACGACCGCAATCCTTTATGTTCAATCTCACCATGCGGTACAGAAAAATATGATCTCCGTTGAGGAAGCGTGGGAGATTGCACAACGGAACAATATTCCATTTATCGTCGATGCCGCAGCAGAAGAATACCTTCAAAAATATGTGAGCTTCTCGGATCTTGTAATATATAGCGGGTCAAAAGCTATTGAAGGGCCAACCTCAGGTATTGTTGGTGGGAAACGCAAATACATAGATTGGGTGAAGCAGCAGTTCTACGGAATTGGTAGAAGCATGAAAGTTGGAAAAGAAGTAAGCTTCGGTTTACTGCAAGCTTTAGAAGAATTCGAGACAAGAGAAACCAATTCCGAACAACAAAAGGATTGTTTACACCTCCTAACTCCACTTAATGAACTTGATGGCGTTCAAGTAAAGATCGTTCAAGACGATGCCGGAAGAGACATTTACCGCGCGCGGATCCAAATAGATTCTGATAATGCAAACATGACCGCTAAAGAGGTTGTGACCTCATTGCAAGAGGGGGAAATTGCTATTTACACGCGTGATTATGGGGTAAAGCAAGGATTTTTCGATATTGATCCCCGTCCACTCCAAGGGGATGACCTAAACATTATTGTTTCCCAATTACGTAGTTTATTAGGAGGTAAGGAAGGATGA
- a CDS encoding beta-N-acetylhexosaminidase produces MKIKLEGEYSSLLPGIEALQENLDFALSEDGLSVKVEQQDGVGVQVSYENGRGQIAYEDRIHFFRGFGLFIEYFEKQEPFFIKEEPQFSTVGPMFDLSRNAVMKIDRFQEMIRTLALMGFNSAMLYMEDTYQIKDEPYFGYMRGRYTHDELKSLDDYADAFGIELIPCIQTLAHLEEFLKWSNASHLKDTRGALLLESEDTYDFIENMITSVTDPFRSKRIHIGMDEAEELGRGIYQNKFGYKSRLELMTTHLKRVLDIVKARGLEPMMWSDMFIKLASESGDDHYNMSTEIPEHIVENTPKDVQLMYWDYFHTDEEDYHKMIQKHKTFGKVPAFAGGIWVWNTFATNYGLSLRTSDAALNACKKEGIQDVFVTLWGDDGYENNFFTALLGLQMYAEHAYSKELDKEKLRERVKFCTGMAEETFLLLNELDETPGVEPGNMVQTNPSKFLLWQDVLIGLFDKHIEGLDLHGHYSERV; encoded by the coding sequence ATGAAAATAAAACTTGAAGGGGAGTATTCCTCCCTTTTACCAGGCATAGAAGCATTGCAGGAAAATTTAGATTTTGCCTTGTCTGAAGATGGTTTGTCTGTGAAAGTAGAGCAACAAGACGGAGTCGGTGTGCAGGTTTCATACGAAAATGGTAGGGGACAAATTGCTTATGAAGACAGAATACATTTTTTTAGAGGGTTCGGGCTGTTTATCGAGTATTTTGAAAAGCAGGAACCCTTTTTTATAAAAGAAGAGCCGCAATTTTCTACCGTTGGGCCCATGTTTGACTTATCGAGAAACGCAGTGATGAAGATTGATAGATTTCAAGAAATGATCCGCACGCTAGCATTAATGGGTTTTAATTCCGCGATGCTTTATATGGAGGATACTTATCAGATTAAGGATGAACCTTACTTCGGCTACATGCGAGGAAGATACACACATGATGAATTAAAATCGTTAGACGACTATGCAGATGCATTTGGGATTGAACTGATTCCATGTATTCAAACACTTGCTCATTTAGAGGAGTTTTTAAAATGGAGTAATGCCTCCCATCTAAAGGATACTAGAGGAGCTTTACTCTTAGAAAGTGAAGACACATATGACTTTATTGAAAATATGATTACATCCGTAACAGATCCCTTTAGGAGTAAGCGTATCCATATCGGGATGGATGAGGCAGAAGAGCTTGGACGAGGTATTTATCAAAATAAATTTGGTTATAAAAGTCGCTTAGAGCTGATGACTACTCATCTAAAGCGCGTCCTTGACATTGTGAAAGCGCGTGGACTTGAACCGATGATGTGGAGTGATATGTTTATTAAATTAGCCTCTGAAAGCGGTGATGATCACTATAATATGTCGACCGAAATACCGGAACATATTGTTGAAAATACTCCAAAAGACGTACAACTCATGTATTGGGATTATTTCCATACGGATGAAGAGGATTATCACAAGATGATTCAGAAGCATAAAACGTTTGGGAAGGTACCAGCATTTGCGGGCGGGATTTGGGTTTGGAATACGTTCGCAACGAATTATGGTCTATCGCTCAGAACAAGTGATGCCGCTTTAAATGCATGTAAAAAAGAAGGAATCCAAGATGTCTTTGTAACCTTATGGGGAGACGATGGCTATGAAAATAATTTTTTTACCGCACTTTTAGGGTTACAAATGTATGCGGAGCATGCTTATTCTAAGGAGTTAGATAAAGAAAAGTTACGTGAGCGAGTGAAGTTTTGTACAGGAATGGCGGAAGAGACATTCCTTTTATTAAATGAATTGGATGAGACCCCAGGGGTTGAACCTGGCAATATGGTTCAAACCAATCCATCCAAATTTTTATTGTGGCAAGATGTGTTAATCGGCTTATTTGATAAACATATTGAAGGCTTAGATTTACATGGGCATTACTCGGAGAGAGTCTAA